One Hordeum vulgare subsp. vulgare chromosome 4H, MorexV3_pseudomolecules_assembly, whole genome shotgun sequence DNA window includes the following coding sequences:
- the LOC123447072 gene encoding uncharacterized protein LOC123447072: MPPPPSPSALTASAAASSFLRPLPPPNPSVHTTLRPPPSLKRSAGHSRVVARASASGATAEAETVFFDGGAHYGDLAANLVLGLTLLWLPLTLASVTRALLLRYRFTSRRVTVISGLSGDDRTDFPYSSVREVVVVPRFIGEWGDIVITLKDGTKVDLRSVPRFREVADYCRKMAAAEGGLGAP; the protein is encoded by the coding sequence atgccgccgccgccgtcgccgtcagcCCTCACCGCCTCTGCCGCGGCGTCCTCCTTCCTCCGCCCGCTGCCTCCTCCCAACCCCTCCGTCCACACCACCCTCCGTCCTCCCCCATCGCTCAAACGCTCGGCAGGCCACTCTCGCGTGGTGGCGCGGGCCTCCGCGTCCGGCGCCACCGCCGAGGCCGAGACGGTTTTCTTCGACGGCGGCGCGCACTACGGCGACCTTGCGGCGAACCTCGTCCTCGGCCTGACCCTCCTGTGGCTGCCGCTGACCCTCGCGTCCGTGacccgcgcgctcctcctccggtACCGCTTCACCTCCCGCCGCGTGACCGTCATCTCCGGGCTCTCCGGCGACGACCGCACGGACTTCCCCTACTCCTCGGTCAGGGAGGTGGTGGTCGTGCCGCGGTTCATCGGTGAGTGGGGCGACATCGTCATCACGCTCAAGGACGGCACCAAGGTCGACCTCAGGAGCGTGCCCAGGTTCCGCGAGGTCGCCGACTACTGCCGCAAAATGGCCGCCGCCGAGGGCGGGCTCGGGGCCCCGTGA